The Montipora capricornis isolate CH-2021 chromosome 6, ASM3666992v2, whole genome shotgun sequence genome has a window encoding:
- the LOC138053628 gene encoding uncharacterized protein yields the protein MSMELKEAEIKCRDSLNFLPMPLKVLPKTFGLTELKKGYFPHFFNRKENQQYVGPLPSIENYDPAGYQPAQKYSVMALQWLSRIHHQKGDCILHALNGGEQCIDNNYVDGYDPAKKTIYEFMGCLWHGCDKCYLPDTVNPVNDTRMEDLLEGTICKIERFKKLGFQVEGKWECEFKQELTTNIEMKSFIESLKTCAETLQQGPCEHKKEERILSGTWCSIEINKALELGYHMVRMMEIWHFPQKSSKLSIGYIDFFLKIKQEASVWPSWCETEAQKQQYITEYEQKEGIKLEYGKVKKNPGLCSLAKEGFVSGSDKTNVVIAAFTIAHARLKLYSVLERLQTRVLYFDTDSVIFTSEPDDWMPALGDYLDELTNKLDHNDYITTFVSGGPKNYAYQTKNVKTTCKVREFTLNFRGLQKLNFSTMCEHVCNPNQQPIFLGNPHFMKRGGKTKTIHTVNLKKKYKLMYDKRVVHGSTTLPYGYH from the exons ATGTCCATGGAACTAAAAGAAGCTGAAATCAAGTGCCGGGATTCCCTCAATTTTCTGCCCATGCCCCTCAAAGTATTACCGAAAACCTTTGGCCTGACTGAACTTAAGAAAGGCTATTTTCCACACTTCTTTAATcgtaaagaaaatcaacaatatGTTGGCCCTCTTCCTTCTATTGAAAATTACGATCCGGCTG GTTATCAACCAGCCCAAAAATACTCTGTCATGGCTCTCCAATGGCTGTCCAGGATTCATCATCAAAAAGGTGACTGCATTCTGCACGCTCTAAATGGGGGTGAACAATGCATAGATAACAACTATGTTGATGGTTATGATCCCGCCAAAAAGACCATCTATGAATTCATGGGATGCCTGTGGCATGGTTGTGACAAATGTTATCTACCTGACACAGTTAATCCTGTGAACGACACGCGTATGGAAGACCTTCTTGAGGGTACCATTTGCAAGATTGAACGTTTCAAGAAGCTTGGATTCCAGGTAGAAGGGAAATGGGAATGCGAATTTAAACAAGAATTGACCACGAACATAGAGATGAAGTCCTTTATTGAAAGCCTCAA AACATGTGCTGAAACCCTGCAACAAGGCCCTTGTGAACATAAGAAAGAAGAGCGTATTCTTTCTGGAACCTGGTGTTCCATTGAGATTAATAAGGCGTTGGAGTTGGGATATCACATGGTTCGAATGATGGAGATATGGCATTTTCCTCAGAAGTCATCTAAACTTTCCATCGGGTACATCGATTTCTTCCTTAAAATCAAACAAGAGGCGAGCGTTTGGCCTTCCTGGTGTGAGACAGAAGCTCAAAAACAACAGTATATCACAGAGTATGAACAGAAAGAAGGGATCAAGTTGGAGTATGGAAAGGTTAAGAAGAACCCTGGATTATGCTCACTCGCCAA GGAAGGATTCGTATCAGGATCAGACAAGACGAATGTTGTCATCGCAGCTTTCACTATCGCACATGCAAGACTCAAACTCTATTCTGTACTAGAACGTCTTCAAACAAGGGTTCTGTATTTTGACACAGATTCTGTTATCTTTACAAGTGAACCCGATGATTGGATGCCAGCCCTTGGTGACTATCTCGATGAGTTAACTAACAAATTGGACCATAATGATTACATCACGACCTTTGTTTCCGGTGGTCCAAAGAATTATGCCTACCAAACCAAGAACGTTAAAACCACCTGCAAAGTGAGAGAATTCACCCTAAACTTCAGGGGATTGCAAAAACTGAATTTCTCAACCATGTGCGAACATGTCTGCAATCCTAATCAACAACCCATCTTCCTCGGGAATCCACATTTCATGAAACGAGgtgggaaaacgaaaacaatacACACTGTTAACTTAAAGAAGAAATACAAACTCATGTATGACAAGAGAGTTGTTCACGGCTCCACAACATTACCTTATGGGTATCATTGA